A genomic segment from Tachypleus tridentatus isolate NWPU-2018 unplaced genomic scaffold, ASM421037v1 Hic_cluster_2, whole genome shotgun sequence encodes:
- the LOC143243196 gene encoding serine/threonine-protein kinase atr-like, protein MLAKYSEESAVLESNALILMYRDVVAIQPEWEEGHFHLAKYYDRVMTTLEKSEKKSEVIVHMVQCYGRSLQYGCRHLFHSMSRMLSLWFDLGTQVVEHQKSKKPPQNLEHWERMLNVMTTKVITNFVEKLPPYLFYTTFSQLISRIGHSHPGISLQLQVDQQVGRKRRKLRT, encoded by the exons ATGCTTGCCAAATATAGTGAAGAATCGGCTGTCTTGGAGAGTAATGCCCTTATTCTAATGTACCGAGATGTGGTTGCCATTCAGCCTGAATGGGAAGAAGGTCACTTCCATTTAGCCAAGTATTATGACCGAGTTATGACTACATTAGAGAAATCAGAAAAGAAAAG TGAAGTTATTGTCCACATGGTTCAGTGCTATGGGCGCTCTCTACAGTATGGATGCAGACATCTTTTTCACTCCATGTCGAGGATGCTGTCACTTTGGTTCGACTTAGGCACACAAGTTGTAGAGCACCAGAAGAGTAAGAAACCTCCTCAGAATCTGGAACATTGGGAAAGGATGTTAAACGTTATGACaaccaaa gTCATTACAAATTTTGTGGAAAAGCTTCCTCCATATCtattttatacaacattttcTCAGCTAATCTCTCGCATAGGCCACTCCCATCCTGGAATATCATTACAGCTTCAG gtagatcaacaagtaggaagaaaaagaaggaaattgaggacctga